One window of the Streptomyces sp. NBC_00259 genome contains the following:
- a CDS encoding aldehyde dehydrogenase family protein: MSSFFSDLALQYIDGEWRPGSGSWDIIDFNPYNEEKLASITVATAHEVDQAYRAAERAQKEWAATNPYARRAVFERALRIIEDREEEISEAIVAELGGTRVKAGFELHLAKEFLREAVQLSLRPEGRILPSPVDGKENRVYRLPVGVVGVISPFNFPFLLSIKSVAPALALGNAVVLKPHQNTPICGGSLVAKVFEDAGLPGGLLNVVITDIAEIGDALIEHPVPKVISFTGSDRVGRHVATVCAANFKHAVLELGGNSAFIVLDDADIDYAVDAAVFSRYVHQGQVCMAANRILVDRKVEKEFTEKLVAKVRTLKVGDPADPGTHIGPLINSLQAEAVSSLVEQSVEAGATALLRGRTEGNLVSPSVLTGLAPDSPVLSQEIFGPVVLLVPFDGEEEAVRIANDTPYGLSGAVHTGDIERGVALAQRIHTGMIHINDSTVHDEPIVPFGGEKASGLGRLNGEAMVEVFTTQKWISVQRGRSIFPF; the protein is encoded by the coding sequence ATGTCCTCCTTCTTCAGCGATCTGGCACTCCAGTACATAGATGGTGAGTGGCGCCCGGGGAGCGGTTCCTGGGACATCATCGACTTCAACCCGTACAACGAGGAGAAGCTCGCCTCGATCACCGTGGCCACGGCCCACGAGGTCGACCAGGCCTACCGGGCGGCTGAGCGTGCGCAGAAGGAGTGGGCCGCCACCAACCCGTATGCGCGACGGGCGGTCTTCGAGCGGGCCCTGAGGATCATCGAGGACCGCGAGGAGGAGATCTCGGAGGCGATCGTCGCCGAGCTGGGCGGCACCCGTGTGAAGGCGGGCTTCGAGCTGCACCTCGCCAAGGAGTTCCTGCGCGAGGCGGTCCAGCTGTCGCTGCGCCCCGAGGGCCGCATCCTCCCGTCGCCCGTCGACGGCAAGGAGAACCGGGTCTACCGGCTCCCCGTCGGTGTCGTCGGCGTCATCAGCCCGTTCAACTTCCCCTTCCTCCTGTCGATCAAGTCGGTCGCCCCCGCGCTGGCGCTCGGGAACGCGGTCGTCCTCAAGCCGCACCAGAACACGCCGATCTGCGGTGGCTCCCTGGTCGCCAAGGTCTTCGAGGACGCGGGACTGCCCGGCGGCCTGCTGAACGTCGTGATCACCGACATCGCGGAGATCGGCGACGCGCTGATAGAGCACCCCGTCCCGAAGGTCATCTCCTTCACCGGCTCCGACCGGGTGGGCCGGCACGTCGCGACCGTGTGCGCGGCCAACTTCAAGCACGCCGTCCTCGAACTGGGCGGCAACAGCGCCTTCATCGTGCTCGACGACGCCGACATCGACTACGCCGTGGACGCCGCGGTCTTCAGCCGCTACGTGCACCAGGGCCAGGTCTGCATGGCGGCCAACCGCATCCTGGTCGACCGCAAGGTGGAGAAGGAGTTCACCGAGAAGCTGGTCGCCAAGGTCCGGACCCTCAAGGTCGGCGACCCCGCGGACCCCGGGACCCACATCGGTCCCCTCATCAACTCCCTGCAGGCCGAGGCCGTGTCGAGCCTGGTCGAGCAGTCCGTCGAGGCAGGCGCGACGGCCCTGCTCCGCGGCCGGACCGAGGGCAATCTGGTCTCCCCGTCCGTGCTGACCGGTCTCGCGCCCGACTCGCCCGTCCTGTCCCAGGAGATCTTCGGTCCTGTGGTGCTCCTCGTGCCGTTCGACGGTGAGGAGGAGGCGGTCCGGATCGCCAACGACACCCCGTACGGGCTCAGCGGCGCCGTGCACACCGGGGACATCGAGCGCGGCGTGGCGCTCGCCCAGCGGATCCACACGGGAATGATCCACATCAACGACTCGACCGTGCACGACGAGCCCATCGTGCCCTTCGGCGGCGAGAAGGCCTCCGGCCTCGGGCGGCTGAACGGCGAGGCGATGGTCGAGGTGTTCACCACCCAGAAGTGGATCTCGGTCCAGCGCGGGCGCTCGATCTTCCCGTTCTGA
- a CDS encoding DinB family protein, producing MVTHVPAEAHGDERGALLNFVEAQRGAIRRSVLGLTEEQAASRPSASELSLSGLLKHVAETELNWLRMAQQKPNERQRTEETWGDSFRLVDGETVPEVLIFWDGVAKETEEFIRSVPSLDDTFPLPEAPWFPKEGRVSMRWLLLHLVEETGRHAGHADIIRESLDGKGAFDLVAMSSDA from the coding sequence ATGGTCACTCACGTTCCCGCAGAGGCCCACGGCGACGAGCGCGGCGCGCTGCTCAACTTCGTCGAAGCGCAGCGCGGAGCGATCCGCCGCTCGGTGCTCGGCCTGACCGAGGAGCAGGCGGCGAGCCGCCCCAGCGCCAGCGAGCTGTCGCTCTCCGGACTCCTCAAGCACGTCGCGGAGACCGAGCTCAACTGGCTGCGGATGGCGCAGCAGAAGCCGAACGAGCGGCAGCGCACCGAGGAGACCTGGGGCGACAGCTTCCGGCTCGTCGACGGCGAGACGGTCCCCGAGGTCCTGATCTTCTGGGACGGGGTCGCGAAGGAGACCGAGGAGTTCATCCGTTCGGTGCCGAGCCTCGACGACACCTTCCCGCTGCCCGAGGCGCCGTGGTTCCCCAAGGAGGGCCGGGTCTCCATGCGCTGGCTGCTGCTGCATCTGGTCGAGGAGACCGGCCGGCACGCGGGCCACGCGGACATCATCCGCGAGTCGCTGGACGGCAAGGGTGCGTTCGACCTGGTGGCCATGTCGAGCGACGCTTGA
- a CDS encoding PadR family transcriptional regulator → MSAIRLLVLGAVRQHGRAHGYQVRNDLEFWGAHEWSNAKPGSIYHALKQMAKQGLLHAHEIAPSTAGGPPRTEYEITESGTKEFFALLREALTSYDQKVDVLSAGIGFIVDLERHEAVELLQERVRSIEEWRASVTEYYTPEDGPESLGHIGEIMNMWVHSADAGAAWTRGLIERIEGGAYTFAGEGEPFVGVLAEGQENPYATGVPHAGDQA, encoded by the coding sequence ATGTCAGCGATCCGGCTTCTGGTCCTTGGCGCGGTGCGCCAGCACGGCCGCGCGCACGGCTATCAGGTCCGCAACGACCTGGAGTTCTGGGGCGCGCACGAATGGTCGAACGCCAAGCCCGGATCGATCTACCACGCACTCAAACAGATGGCGAAGCAGGGGCTGCTGCACGCTCATGAGATCGCGCCGTCCACGGCCGGCGGTCCGCCGCGCACGGAGTACGAGATCACCGAGAGCGGCACGAAGGAGTTCTTCGCGCTTCTGCGCGAGGCGCTGACCTCGTACGACCAGAAGGTGGACGTGCTCTCGGCGGGGATCGGCTTCATCGTGGACCTGGAGCGGCACGAGGCGGTGGAGCTGCTCCAGGAGCGGGTGCGCAGCATCGAGGAGTGGCGTGCGTCGGTCACCGAGTACTACACCCCTGAGGACGGGCCCGAGTCGCTCGGCCACATCGGCGAGATCATGAACATGTGGGTCCACTCGGCGGACGCCGGTGCGGCCTGGACGCGCGGCCTGATCGAACGGATCGAGGGCGGCGCGTACACCTTCGCGGGGGAGGGCGAGCCCTTCGTGGGGGTTCTCGCGGAGGGGCAGGAGAACCCGTACGCGACAGGTGTCCCGCATGCGGGAGATCAAGCCTAA
- a CDS encoding ATP-binding cassette domain-containing protein codes for MTDAIVVEGLHKGFGGRQALDGLDLVVGSGTVHAVLGPNGAGKTTAVRIMATLLRQDAGVVRVAGHDVRTQAAEVRRRIGLLGQHAAVDEELGGRQNLEMFGRLHHLGARRAGTRADELLERFGLADTGRKAVKRYSGGMRRRLDLAASLVTEPQVLFLDEPTTGLDPRGRAEVWESVRSLVGGGTTVLLTTQYLEEADQLADRISVIDQGRVVADGTADQLKAKLGGDRIDVVLRDAADLARVAALLPGDAAVDQDRRLLSAPVDDRMAALTETVRALEEAGIEAEDIALRRPTLDEVFLHLTKEAAA; via the coding sequence ATGACGGACGCGATCGTCGTCGAGGGCCTGCACAAGGGATTCGGCGGCAGACAGGCCCTGGACGGGCTCGACCTGGTGGTCGGCAGCGGCACGGTGCACGCGGTGCTCGGGCCGAACGGAGCGGGGAAGACCACGGCGGTACGGATCATGGCGACGCTGCTGCGCCAGGACGCGGGCGTGGTGCGCGTGGCGGGGCACGACGTACGGACACAAGCCGCAGAGGTACGGCGGCGCATAGGCCTGCTCGGGCAGCACGCGGCGGTGGACGAGGAGCTCGGCGGCCGGCAGAACCTGGAGATGTTCGGGCGGCTGCACCACCTGGGCGCGCGGCGGGCGGGGACGCGGGCGGACGAGCTGCTGGAGCGGTTCGGGCTCGCGGACACCGGCCGCAAGGCGGTCAAGCGGTACAGCGGCGGAATGCGACGCCGGCTCGACCTGGCCGCGTCACTGGTCACCGAGCCCCAGGTGCTGTTCCTGGACGAGCCGACGACGGGGCTCGACCCGCGGGGACGTGCCGAGGTGTGGGAGTCGGTGCGCTCACTGGTCGGCGGCGGGACGACCGTTCTGCTCACCACGCAGTATCTGGAGGAGGCGGACCAACTGGCCGACCGCATCTCCGTGATCGACCAGGGGCGGGTCGTCGCGGACGGCACGGCCGACCAGCTCAAGGCGAAACTGGGCGGTGACCGGATCGACGTGGTCCTGCGGGACGCGGCCGACCTGGCGCGCGTCGCCGCCCTGCTGCCCGGTGACGCCGCCGTCGACCAGGACCGGAGGCTGCTGAGCGCGCCGGTCGACGACCGGATGGCGGCGCTGACCGAGACCGTGCGCGCGCTGGAGGAGGCCGGGATCGAAGCCGAGGACATCGCGCTGCGCCGGCCGACCCTCGACGAGGTCTTCCTGCACCTGACGAAGGAGGCCGCGGCGTGA
- a CDS encoding ABC transporter permease, with protein MTRRELAHWARQPVEVLVGLAFPVMLLLMFGHLIGGGRDVEGAYIAFLVPGMLALTMAFGLDATMTAVTQDLGKGVIDRFRSLPMADSAVLVGRSVADLLQSALSLIVMTGVAYAIGWRWNGGSAALLGALGLLLLLRFAMLWLGIHLAMVAGRPQLVQAVQILIWPAGFLSNAFATPASMPGWLGTAVEWNPLSATATSVRELSGIAAGSGSWAAEHAQLLALAWPLLLVAVFFPLAVRRFVRLSH; from the coding sequence ATGACGCGGCGCGAACTGGCCCACTGGGCGCGGCAGCCCGTGGAGGTCCTCGTCGGACTCGCCTTCCCGGTGATGCTGTTGCTGATGTTCGGTCATCTCATCGGCGGCGGGCGCGACGTCGAGGGGGCGTACATCGCCTTTCTCGTCCCCGGGATGCTGGCGCTGACGATGGCCTTCGGCCTCGACGCGACCATGACGGCCGTCACCCAGGACCTCGGCAAGGGAGTGATCGACCGGTTCCGGTCGCTGCCGATGGCGGACTCGGCGGTACTGGTCGGCCGCAGCGTCGCGGATCTGCTCCAGTCGGCGCTGAGCCTGATCGTGATGACCGGTGTCGCCTACGCGATCGGCTGGCGCTGGAACGGCGGATCCGCTGCGCTGCTCGGCGCCTTGGGCCTGCTGCTCCTGCTGCGCTTCGCGATGCTGTGGCTCGGCATCCATCTGGCGATGGTGGCGGGCAGACCGCAGCTGGTGCAGGCCGTGCAGATCCTGATCTGGCCTGCCGGTTTCCTCTCCAACGCGTTCGCCACGCCCGCGTCGATGCCGGGCTGGCTGGGCACGGCGGTCGAGTGGAACCCCCTGTCGGCGACGGCGACCTCGGTACGGGAGCTGTCGGGCATCGCGGCCGGCAGCGGCTCCTGGGCGGCCGAGCACGCCCAGCTTCTGGCGCTCGCCTGGCCGTTGCTGCTGGTCGCGGTGTTCTTCCCGCTGGCGGTGCGCCGCTTCGTACGGCTGAGCCACTAG
- a CDS encoding glutamate decarboxylase, which yields MALHKGGKRRQDSQELRRLSINPFYGAADPVGDMMAAPPRHRLPERPMPPATAYQLVHDELMLDGNSRLNLATFVTTWMEPQAAVLMSECRDKNMIDKDEYPRTAELERRCVAMLADLWHAPDPSSTVGCSTTGSSEACMLAGLALKRRWSKRAAARAEGSRYPGPGARPNLVMGINVQVCWDKFCNFWEVEPRLVPMEGDRFHLDPQAAAELCDENTIGVVAILGSTFDGSYEPVAEVCAALDALQERTGLDIPVHVDGASGAMVAPFVDEGLVWDFRLPRVSSINTSGHKYGLVYPGVGWALWRSPEELPEELVFRVNYLGGDMPTFALNFSRPGAQVVAQYYTFLRLGREGYRAVQQTTREVARSLAEQIDALGDFQLLTRGDQLPVFAVTTAPDITNFDVFDVSRRLRENGWLVPAYTFPPNREDLSVLRFVCRNGFSADLAELLVEDVARIMPDLREQSAPLSKDKAAATGFHH from the coding sequence ATGGCTCTGCACAAGGGCGGCAAACGCCGCCAGGACAGCCAGGAGCTGCGCAGGCTCTCGATCAACCCTTTCTACGGGGCGGCCGACCCGGTCGGCGACATGATGGCGGCACCGCCCAGGCACCGGCTGCCGGAACGGCCGATGCCACCCGCGACGGCGTACCAGCTGGTCCATGACGAGCTGATGCTGGACGGCAACTCACGGCTGAACCTGGCCACGTTCGTCACGACGTGGATGGAACCACAGGCCGCCGTGCTGATGTCGGAGTGCCGCGACAAGAACATGATCGACAAGGACGAGTACCCGCGGACGGCGGAGCTGGAGCGGCGGTGCGTGGCGATGCTCGCCGACCTCTGGCACGCGCCGGACCCGTCGTCCACGGTGGGCTGTTCGACGACCGGGTCGAGCGAGGCGTGCATGCTCGCCGGGCTGGCGCTGAAGCGGCGGTGGTCGAAGCGGGCCGCGGCCCGGGCGGAGGGCTCGCGGTATCCCGGTCCCGGTGCCAGGCCGAATCTCGTCATGGGTATCAACGTGCAGGTCTGCTGGGACAAGTTCTGCAACTTCTGGGAGGTGGAGCCGCGGCTGGTCCCGATGGAGGGAGACCGCTTCCACCTCGATCCACAGGCCGCGGCCGAGCTGTGCGACGAGAACACGATCGGGGTGGTCGCCATCCTGGGCTCCACCTTCGACGGCTCGTACGAGCCCGTCGCCGAGGTCTGCGCGGCACTGGACGCGCTCCAGGAGCGCACGGGCCTGGACATCCCGGTCCATGTGGACGGTGCCTCCGGGGCGATGGTGGCGCCGTTCGTGGACGAGGGCCTGGTCTGGGACTTCCGGCTGCCTCGGGTCTCCTCCATCAACACCTCGGGCCACAAGTACGGGCTGGTCTACCCGGGTGTGGGCTGGGCGCTGTGGCGCTCGCCCGAGGAACTGCCCGAGGAGCTGGTGTTCCGGGTCAACTATCTCGGCGGCGACATGCCCACGTTCGCACTGAACTTCTCGCGGCCCGGGGCCCAGGTCGTGGCGCAGTACTACACGTTCCTGCGGCTCGGTCGCGAGGGCTACCGGGCGGTGCAGCAGACGACCCGGGAAGTGGCTCGAAGCCTGGCCGAACAGATCGACGCGCTCGGCGACTTCCAGTTGCTCACCAGAGGTGACCAGCTGCCGGTCTTCGCCGTCACGACGGCCCCCGACATCACGAACTTCGACGTCTTCGACGTCTCGCGGCGGCTGAGGGAGAACGGCTGGCTGGTCCCCGCGTACACCTTCCCGCCCAACCGCGAGGACCTGTCGGTCCTCCGCTTCGTCTGCCGCAACGGGTTCTCGGCGGACCTCGCGGAACTGCTCGTGGAGGACGTGGCGCGGATCATGCCCGACCTGCGGGAGCAGAGCGCCCCGCTGAGCAAGGACAAGGCGGCGGCGACCGGCTTCCACCACTGA
- a CDS encoding ion channel protein: protein MRPVTTTEHAPAATPARALLPLIVPAFVVGIASSLLLLGLTELSDQLKDVLWEVLPDALGIGRYSVLWVITVLTATGLAVGLVVWKVYGHAGPDPATMGLVDPPLPARVVPSLLLAAILGLAGGVSLGPENPITAANIALAAWLGGRAIRGTDADLWAALAAAGTVGALFGTPVAAALILTEALAARPAPGALWNKLFAPLIAGGAGALTTVLIAHPTFDLALPAFSGSRWGDVPAALVVSSLGALVGMAAVYAFPYLHAAFKRLGHPVLALTAGGLVLGLLGALGGQLTLFKGLSEVKTLAADPSGWSSGQFALMTVVKVAALTVAAACGFRGGRIFPSIFVGVALGLGVSALVPEVHPTLAVVCSVLGVLLAVTRQGWLSLFTAAILAADPHVLPLLCVALLPAWLLVTGRPQMQLHDDGTPLR from the coding sequence GTGAGGCCCGTGACGACGACCGAGCACGCCCCGGCAGCCACCCCGGCGCGCGCCCTGCTGCCGCTGATCGTCCCGGCGTTCGTCGTCGGCATCGCGTCGAGCCTGCTCCTGCTGGGGCTCACCGAGCTCTCGGACCAGCTCAAGGACGTCCTGTGGGAGGTTCTGCCCGACGCGCTCGGCATCGGCCGCTACTCGGTCCTCTGGGTGATCACCGTGCTCACGGCCACCGGCCTCGCGGTGGGGCTCGTGGTGTGGAAGGTGTACGGGCACGCCGGTCCCGATCCGGCCACGATGGGACTCGTCGACCCACCGCTGCCCGCCAGGGTGGTGCCGAGCCTGCTGCTGGCGGCGATCCTCGGGCTCGCGGGCGGGGTGAGCCTGGGGCCCGAGAACCCCATCACGGCCGCGAACATCGCACTCGCGGCCTGGCTGGGCGGCAGGGCGATACGCGGCACGGACGCGGACCTCTGGGCGGCACTGGCGGCCGCGGGGACGGTCGGGGCGCTCTTCGGCACACCGGTGGCGGCCGCACTGATCCTCACCGAGGCGCTCGCCGCGCGGCCGGCACCCGGCGCGCTGTGGAACAAGCTGTTCGCCCCGCTCATCGCGGGCGGCGCCGGCGCGCTGACGACGGTGCTGATCGCCCACCCGACGTTCGATCTGGCGCTGCCGGCGTTCAGCGGATCACGATGGGGCGATGTGCCCGCGGCGCTGGTGGTCTCGTCACTGGGCGCGCTGGTGGGAATGGCGGCCGTCTACGCCTTCCCGTACCTCCACGCCGCCTTCAAGCGGCTCGGGCACCCCGTACTGGCGCTCACCGCAGGCGGACTCGTGCTGGGGCTGCTCGGGGCGCTCGGCGGGCAGCTGACGCTCTTCAAGGGGCTCTCCGAGGTGAAGACGCTGGCGGCGGACCCCTCGGGCTGGTCGTCCGGGCAGTTCGCGCTGATGACGGTCGTCAAGGTGGCCGCGCTCACGGTCGCGGCGGCGTGCGGATTCCGGGGCGGCCGGATCTTCCCGAGCATCTTCGTGGGGGTGGCCCTCGGCCTCGGGGTGAGTGCGCTCGTACCCGAGGTACATCCGACGCTCGCGGTGGTGTGCTCGGTGCTCGGGGTGCTGCTGGCCGTGACCCGGCAGGGCTGGCTGAGCCTGTTCACGGCGGCGATCCTCGCCGCCGACCCGCATGTGCTCCCGCTGCTGTGCGTCGCCCTGCTCCCGGCCTGGCTGCTGGTGACCGGACGGCCCCAGATGCAACTCCACGACGACGGCACCCCATTGCGCTGA
- a CDS encoding YbjQ family protein, with amino-acid sequence MGIEDYGGGQGPNADVLVVTTNDIPGFRVEQVIGEVFGLTVRSRHLGSQIGAGLKSMIGGELKGLTKTLVETRNQAMERLVEQARSRGANAVLMFRFDVTEAADVGTEVCAYGTAVVIART; translated from the coding sequence ATGGGTATCGAGGATTACGGCGGTGGGCAGGGCCCGAACGCCGATGTGCTGGTCGTCACAACGAACGACATCCCGGGGTTCCGGGTGGAGCAGGTGATCGGTGAGGTCTTCGGGCTGACGGTGCGTTCGCGGCATCTCGGCAGCCAGATCGGCGCCGGCCTGAAGTCGATGATCGGCGGTGAGCTGAAGGGTCTGACGAAGACCCTTGTGGAGACCCGCAATCAGGCGATGGAGCGACTGGTCGAGCAGGCACGCTCGCGGGGCGCCAACGCGGTGCTGATGTTCCGCTTCGACGTGACGGAGGCGGCGGACGTGGGCACGGAGGTGTGCGCGTACGGGACCGCGGTGGTGATCGCGCGAACCTGA
- a CDS encoding DedA family protein, with protein sequence MNTLALGPSWLDPDYLITTFGLIGVLIIVFAESGLLIGFFLPGDSLLFTTGLLVTTGVIKQPLWMVCVLVVLAAIIGDQVGYLFGRKVGPSLFNRPDSKLFKQENVEKAHDFFEKYGPKSLVLARFVPIVRTFTPIVAGVSRMNYRSFITFNIIGGVLWGAGVTLLGAALGKVDFVHKNIEAILIAIVLISVLPIVIEFLRARSKGKKAAAAADAEDVPPSGQRGRHAKR encoded by the coding sequence GTGAACACCCTTGCGCTCGGACCGAGCTGGCTGGACCCGGACTATCTGATCACCACCTTCGGGCTGATCGGTGTACTCATCATCGTGTTCGCCGAGTCCGGTCTGCTGATCGGGTTCTTCCTGCCCGGCGACTCGCTGCTGTTCACGACAGGTCTGCTGGTCACGACGGGTGTGATCAAGCAGCCCCTGTGGATGGTCTGCGTACTCGTCGTGCTCGCCGCGATCATCGGCGACCAGGTGGGCTATCTCTTCGGCCGGAAGGTCGGCCCCAGCCTCTTCAATCGCCCCGACTCCAAGCTCTTCAAGCAGGAGAACGTGGAGAAGGCGCACGACTTCTTCGAGAAGTACGGCCCGAAGTCCCTGGTCCTCGCCCGCTTCGTGCCGATCGTGCGGACGTTCACGCCGATCGTCGCCGGTGTGAGCCGGATGAACTACCGCTCGTTCATCACGTTCAACATCATCGGCGGTGTGCTCTGGGGCGCGGGTGTGACCCTGCTCGGCGCCGCGCTCGGCAAGGTGGACTTCGTCCACAAGAACATCGAGGCGATCCTCATCGCCATCGTCCTCATCTCGGTGCTCCCGATCGTCATCGAGTTCCTGCGGGCCCGTTCCAAGGGCAAGAAGGCGGCCGCGGCCGCCGACGCGGAGGACGTTCCGCCGTCCGGCCAGCGCGGCCGCCACGCCAAGCGCTGA
- a CDS encoding threonine/serine ThrE exporter family protein: MVAEPEGPGEDRKPQSDEAHSAFTPPEGVDQPGPPEEDHPSSEFAVPDGLSTEPAGEPEGSAFAPPSTYRAKASPPAYTPAHGIPVVQLSKDAPWHDRMRTMLRIPVSERPAPEPAQRHDESGPAVPRVLDLTLRIGELLLAGGQGAEDVEAAMLAITSSYGLDACEPTVTFTLLSITYQPSLVDDPVTANRTVRRRVTDYTRLAAVYQLVADISAEDHDVRLDEAYRRLAEIRRNRHPYPGWVLTLAAGVLAGSASVLVGGGPLVFVAAAVGAMLGDRLAWLCAGRGLPEFYQFVVAAMPPAAMGVALSALHTDLRPSAVITGGLFALIPGRALVAAVQDGLTGFYITASARLLEVAYFFVAIVVGVLTVLYIGVQFEANLSPEGSLSIVERPVVQILASMALCLTFAVLLQQDRSTVLIAAVNGGVAWVIFASIAVTARGSSVLATAVAAGLVGLFGQLLARVQHTSSLPYVTAAIGPLLPGSATYFGVLHIAQNNMDQGFASLARAAALALAIAIGVNLGGEIARMFLRSPAAAGRRRAAKRTRGF, encoded by the coding sequence GTGGTTGCGGAGCCGGAAGGTCCTGGGGAGGACCGGAAGCCGCAGTCCGACGAGGCGCACAGCGCCTTCACCCCGCCGGAGGGTGTCGACCAGCCCGGACCGCCCGAGGAGGACCATCCGTCCTCCGAGTTCGCCGTTCCCGACGGACTGTCCACGGAGCCGGCGGGCGAACCCGAGGGCTCGGCCTTCGCGCCGCCGTCCACGTACCGCGCGAAGGCGTCCCCGCCGGCGTACACGCCCGCGCACGGCATCCCGGTGGTCCAGCTGTCCAAGGACGCGCCCTGGCACGACCGGATGCGCACGATGCTGCGGATTCCGGTCAGCGAGCGGCCGGCGCCGGAGCCCGCCCAGCGGCACGACGAGTCGGGGCCCGCGGTGCCGCGCGTGCTCGACCTGACGCTGCGTATCGGCGAGCTGCTGCTCGCGGGCGGTCAGGGCGCCGAGGACGTCGAGGCGGCGATGCTCGCGATCACGAGCTCGTACGGGCTCGACGCCTGCGAGCCCACCGTCACGTTCACCCTGCTGTCGATCACGTACCAGCCGTCGCTCGTCGACGATCCGGTGACGGCGAACCGGACGGTACGGCGCCGGGTCACCGACTACACCCGGCTGGCGGCCGTCTACCAGCTGGTCGCCGACATCAGCGCCGAGGACCACGACGTCAGGCTGGACGAGGCCTACCGGCGGCTCGCCGAGATCCGCAGGAACCGGCACCCGTACCCCGGCTGGGTCCTCACGCTCGCCGCGGGCGTCCTCGCCGGCTCGGCGTCCGTGCTGGTCGGCGGTGGCCCGCTGGTGTTCGTGGCGGCGGCGGTCGGCGCGATGCTGGGCGACCGGCTGGCGTGGCTGTGCGCGGGGCGCGGGCTGCCGGAGTTCTACCAGTTCGTGGTGGCGGCGATGCCGCCGGCCGCGATGGGGGTGGCGCTCAGCGCGCTCCACACGGACCTGCGGCCGTCCGCGGTCATCACCGGTGGGCTGTTCGCGCTGATCCCGGGACGGGCTCTGGTGGCGGCGGTGCAGGACGGGCTGACGGGCTTCTACATCACGGCGTCGGCCCGACTGCTGGAGGTCGCCTACTTCTTCGTGGCGATCGTCGTCGGAGTGCTCACGGTGCTGTACATCGGCGTGCAGTTCGAGGCGAACCTCAGTCCGGAGGGGTCGCTGAGCATCGTCGAGCGGCCGGTGGTGCAGATCCTGGCGTCGATGGCGCTGTGTCTGACCTTCGCCGTACTGCTCCAGCAGGACCGTTCCACGGTGCTGATCGCAGCAGTCAACGGCGGAGTGGCATGGGTGATCTTCGCGTCGATCGCGGTGACGGCGCGTGGCTCGTCGGTGCTGGCGACGGCGGTGGCGGCCGGGCTGGTCGGCCTGTTCGGGCAGCTGCTGGCCCGTGTGCAGCACACCTCGTCACTGCCGTACGTGACGGCGGCGATCGGCCCGCTGCTGCCGGGTAGCGCCACGTACTTCGGCGTGCTGCACATCGCGCAGAACAACATGGACCAGGGCTTCGCCTCGCTGGCGAGGGCCGCGGCGCTGGCCCTGGCCATCGCGATCGGCGTGAACCTCGGTGGTGAGATCGCCCGGATGTTCCTGCGCAGCCCCGCGGCTGCGGGCCGCCGCCGCGCGGCCAAGCGCACACGCGGCTTCTGA
- a CDS encoding inorganic diphosphatase, which yields MEFDVTIEIPKGSRNKYEVDHETGRIRLDRRLFTSTSYPADYGFVENTLGEDGDPLDALVILDEPTFPGCLIKCRAIGMFRMTDEAGGDDKLLCVPASDPRVEHLRDIHHVSEFDRLEIQHFFEVYKDLEPGKSVEGANWVGRTEAEAEIEASYKRLEAQGGAH from the coding sequence GTGGAGTTCGACGTCACCATCGAGATCCCGAAGGGGTCGCGGAACAAGTACGAGGTGGACCACGAGACCGGCCGGATCCGTCTGGACCGTCGCCTCTTCACCTCGACGAGCTACCCGGCCGACTACGGCTTCGTCGAGAACACCCTGGGCGAGGACGGCGACCCGCTGGACGCCCTGGTCATCCTGGACGAGCCCACGTTCCCCGGCTGCCTGATCAAGTGCCGCGCCATCGGCATGTTCCGGATGACGGACGAGGCCGGCGGCGACGACAAGCTGCTGTGCGTCCCGGCCTCCGACCCGCGCGTGGAGCACCTGCGGGACATCCACCACGTGTCGGAGTTCGACCGCCTGGAGATCCAGCACTTCTTCGAGGTCTACAAGGACCTGGAGCCGGGCAAGTCCGTCGAGGGCGCGAACTGGGTGGGCCGCACCGAGGCCGAGGCGGAGATCGAGGCCTCCTACAAGCGTCTTGAGGCGCAGGGCGGCGCGCACTGA